Below is a window of Yimella sp. cx-51 DNA.
AGGCAATGCGACGATCAGCAGCCCGAGCACCGGCAGCACCTGGCTCCACGTGCGTCCGTAGGTCGAACCGGACAGCCAGGTGAAGATGTTCGGGGTGTCCCACGGGTTGGCCTGCAGCACGACGACGGTGGTGAGCGCGCTCGTCGCGAACCACACACCGATACCGATGAGCACCAAGCGTTCTGATTCCAGTCCCCCACGCCACGCAAGTGCGTAGACGAGCGCGAACGCAGCGAGCGCGCCGGCAGCAGCGGCGAGCCCGATGCCCTGTGCGGACGCCGCCGCCGGGGCAAGGGTGACCAGCAACGCGCCGGCCAGTCCGGCGCCGCCGGTGATTCCGAGCAGACCTGGTTCGGCCAGCGGGTTACGGCAAACGGCCTGGACGACTGTTCCCGACAGTGCAAGCGCCGCTCCGGCGAGGAGGGCGCCCACAACGCGCGGTGCCCGCTCGTCGAGGGCGAAGGTGACCAGCGGTCCGGCCTGGCCACGGGTCCAGTTGATGAGGTCGCCGGTCAGCAGGCGGTGTATCCCGCCAGTAACGCCAGCACCACGGCAGCGGCCACGGCCAGCACGAGACCGGTGATGATCCACCCGACAGGGCGATCCGGCCGGGACCGGGTCGTGGCACTCGCCGCACCCGCGCTGCCTTGCGAGCGCCGTGCCAGCGTGATCAGCACCAGGGCTCCCACGATGGAGGTCGCGACTCCGGTGGGCACCGACAGTGCAGCGTCGGCACCGAGGACGGCCCGCATGACGATGTCGGAGAGCAGCACCACCAGCGCGCCGACCAGACCCGACATGGGCAGCAATACCTGGTGTCGGCTGAGTGAGGGCAGCACGAATCGCAGCAGTCGAGCGATGCCTGAATGCTTGGGCGAGGTGACCGGCCCACCGGCCTGGGCAGGCAACTCTCGGTGGAGGCAAAAAGTGGCTCCGACCGGGCCGTTCTGCGCCGATCGGAGCCAACTATTGGTGGGCGATACTGGGTTTGAACCAGTGACCTCTTCCGTGTCAAGGAAGCGCGCTACCGCTGCGCCAATCGCCCGAGGTGGCGACGGGATTTGAACCCGTGTAGACGGCTTTGCAGGCCGTTGCCTCGCCTCTCGGCCACGCCACCGGTGATACTTCTGTTCGATCTGCCGTAGGCAAGACCAGAGCGGACAACCGGGCTCGAACCGGCGACCTCAACCTTGGCAAGGTTGCGCTCTACCAACTGAGCTATGTCCGCCTGCACCGCCATGCGGTGCGCTGCATGAGGCTAACCGATCGAGGCAGGTGAATCCAATCGGGACGCGCCGCCTTTCGAATCGGACGCGGTGGCTTCATCGGCGTCCGAGTCATCGTGCTCGCGGGCGGCTGCCGGTTTGCCCGCCGGCCGGCGCCCCAACGGGATGGGGCCAGAGCGGGTGTCTGCCAGCTTTTCGCGGGTGCGCTGCACTCCGTCGGTGAGGAACTCGCGTGCACGCTCGTGCACCGGCCCCTTCAGCTCCACCGGCCACAGGCGCATCGTGGCGGCATTGAGCGCCGCACCGATCAGCACCGCGATGCCGAGGAAGTACATCCAGATGAGCACGACGATCGCGGCGGCCAGCGGTCCGTAGATGCTCGTGCCGCCGACTGACGCGCCGAGCAGATAGCGCAGCGCCATCGCCGAGAGCACCCAGATCGCCAGCGTGAGGATCGCGCCCGGGAGGTCTCGCACCCAGGGTGTCTTGTGCGGGGTGGCGATGTAGAACAACGTCGAGAAGCCGAGCACGGTCAGGCCGCCGACAAGCGGCCAGTAGAACATCATCAGCACTTGGAGTTGGCCCGGCAGCCATTCGCTGAGCAACTGCGGTCCGACGACGATGAGCGGCACCACGATCGCGCCGAAGACCAAGGTGACGAAGTACAGTGACAGGCTCATCAGCCGGGTGCGCACGATGCCGCGCTCGCCACCCTGGCCGTACATGATCGACACGGTGTCGAGCAGCACGTTGAGGGCTCGCGAGCCCGACCACAACGAGAGCAGGAAACCGGCCGAGATGACATCAGGGCGCCCACCACGCAGCGCGTCGGAGATGGTCGGCATGATCACCTGCTGCAGGCTCTCCTCGGAGAAGAACTGCGTCGCGTAGCTCTCGATGGCCTCTGTGAATCTCGCCACAGCGTTGTCGCCCAGCCAGCCACCCAGGTAGCCCACCCCACCCAGCAGTCCGAAGACCAGGGGCGGGAAGGACAACAGCGCGAAGAAGCCGGCCTCGGCGGCAAGCCCGGTGACGCGGTACTGCATGCAGACACGGAAGGTCTCGCGCACGAGTCGGGCAAGCCCCAACAGGCCCGGCACCCTGCTGAGTGCCGCGACGGTGGAGGCGCGCACACTCACCTACGCACCCCGGTCCGTCCGGTCTTCGCACTCACGTCCTCCACGGTAGTGGTCCAAACAGTCACCTTCGTGCACCACAATGGCGTGCCATGGACATATGGCCAGGACAGCCCTACCCGCTCGGTGCGACCTTCGACGGTTCCGGGGTCAATTTCGCGATCTTCTCCTCAGTGGCGGAGCGGGTCGAACTCTGCCTGCTCGAACCCGACGACACCAGCGGCACCACCACCTTGACCGAGGAGCGGATCGAGCTCACCGAGGTCGACGGGCACGTGTGGCACGCCTATGTTCCTGGCATCCAGCCCGGGCAGCGCTACGGCTACCGCGTGCACGGCCCCTACGACCCCGACAACGGCCACCGCTGCAACCCGGCCAAACTCCTGCTCGACCCGTATGCGAAGGCCTTCGACGGTCAGATCGACGGCGACGAGTCGCTCTTCTCCTACCGCTTCGAGGACCCGACCGAGTTCAACGACGACGACTCACTGGGCCACACGATGCTCTCGGTGGTCGTCAACCCGTTCTTCGACTG
It encodes the following:
- a CDS encoding iron chelate uptake ABC transporter family permease subunit — translated: MGALLAGAALALSGTVVQAVCRNPLAEPGLLGITGGAGLAGALLVTLAPAAASAQGIGLAAAAGALAAFALVYALAWRGGLESERLVLIGIGVWFATSALTTVVVLQANPWDTPNIFTWLSGSTYGRTWSQVLPVLGLLIVALPALWALHRELDLVGVDEDLPRTVGIRLERLHLGSLTIAALLAAAAVSAVGVVGFVGLVAPQAARALVGGRHRAVIPVAVLLGALVLSLADTLGRSVIAPAQIPAGLVVALIGAPYFLYLLKKSRPV
- a CDS encoding iron chelate uptake ABC transporter family permease subunit, with protein sequence MPAQAGGPVTSPKHSGIARLLRFVLPSLSRHQVLLPMSGLVGALVVLLSDIVMRAVLGADAALSVPTGVATSIVGALVLITLARRSQGSAGAASATTRSRPDRPVGWIITGLVLAVAAAVVLALLAGYTAC
- a CDS encoding YihY/virulence factor BrkB family protein yields the protein MSVRASTVAALSRVPGLLGLARLVRETFRVCMQYRVTGLAAEAGFFALLSFPPLVFGLLGGVGYLGGWLGDNAVARFTEAIESYATQFFSEESLQQVIMPTISDALRGGRPDVISAGFLLSLWSGSRALNVLLDTVSIMYGQGGERGIVRTRLMSLSLYFVTLVFGAIVVPLIVVGPQLLSEWLPGQLQVLMMFYWPLVGGLTVLGFSTLFYIATPHKTPWVRDLPGAILTLAIWVLSAMALRYLLGASVGGTSIYGPLAAAIVVLIWMYFLGIAVLIGAALNAATMRLWPVELKGPVHERAREFLTDGVQRTREKLADTRSGPIPLGRRPAGKPAAAREHDDSDADEATASDSKGGASRLDSPASIG